The DNA window TTGCGTAAACAAAACTCGCCAAAATCCTACCAAACTCCGATCAACAGCGAAGAAGCGCAAAAGCAAATTCGCCAACGTGGCATGTTAATACTGACCAAAGCAAATTCACGTTCCAATATTCATCGTGACAGTCATTTGGATTACATTGGAATCAAGGTGTATGGCAAAGACGGCAAAGTGGTAGGTGAAAAACGCTTTTTGGGGCTGTATTCATCAGTCGCTTACAACCGTAGCCCAAGATATATCCCGCTGTTACGACAAAAAGTTGATAAAGTCATACAGATGTCCGGAATTCGTCCGCGCTCACACGTAGGCAAAGCCTTGTTACACATCCTGGAAAACTATCCTCGCGATGAATTGATGCAAAGCACGGTGCGTGAACTTTTGGACAACACCCTAGGCTTAGTGCAATTACAGGAACGTCGCCGGGTTAAGTTATTTGTGCGACGCGATGCCTTCCGACGATTTTTCTCGTTCCAGATCTATGTCCCGCGTGATTATTACAATACCCAGGTTCGTGAAAAGATCGAAACAATTCTAAAGGCAGCGGTAAAAGGCAACAAAGTCGAATCTGACGTGCATATTTCCACTTCCAGTTTAGCGCGCGTGTATTGTGTGATCTGGACGCCATCCAATGAAAAAATCGTTTTTCATCGTAAAGCAGTTGAACAAAAAATTCGAGAAGCTGCACGACCTTATGAAGAAGCCGTAATGGTTGAATTAAGCAAGCGTATGGAATTGGCCCAGGCCGAAGCCTTGATCTATCGCTATGCAAACTCATTTCCTAATGCCTACCGCGAAGATGTATCAGTCTATGAAGCCAGTCATGATATTGAGCGACTGCACACTTTGAAAAACGATCTTCACGATATCAAGTTAAGCTTGTATCGTCCGGTAAACTTTCCAGCTTCAAGTTTGCGTTTTAAAATTTTCCATTACGAATATCCAATTCCCTTATCTGATGCTCTGCCAATGTTGGAAAACATGGGTTTTCGCGCTATCAGTGAAAGACCTTATCAATTGCGCTTGAAAGATGATGCTTATATCTGGATTCAGGATATTGAACTGGTACATAAACATGGTGACGAAGTTAATACCGGCGCCCTGCGTGAAGCATTCCACAAAACTTTTGCGGCAATCTGGCGTGGTCATGCCGAAAATGATCGACTCAATTCACTGGTGACCGATGCTGGGCTGGAATGGCGTGAAGTATCGGTGATCAGAGCGTATTTACGTTATTTACGCCAAACCAGTTTGCCGTATTCAAGTTTGTACATGATGCAAGTCTTGTTGGAACATCCGGAGTATGTACGCCAACTATACAGACTATTTGCCATGCAGTTTGACCCGGCAATTGATAAGGGGAAACGCAGTAAACTGGTTGGCAGCGCACAACGCGAAGTCATTCGGGAATTGAACCTGGTAACCAGTCTGGATAAAGACCGTATATTGCGAGCTTTTTTCGATGTACAAAAAGCCACATTACGCACGAGTTTTTTCCAAACCAATGAACAAGGCGATCACAAATCCTATATTTCATTCAAACTCGATCCCCGCAAGATCCCTGAATTGCCATTGCCACTGCCCCGCTATGAGATCTGGGTTTATTCACCGCATGTGGAAGGTGTGCATTTACGCGGTGGATCGATCGCGCGTGGTGGTTTGCGTTGGTCCGATCGCCCTGAAGATTTCCGCACCGAAGTATTAGGCCTGATGAAGGCCCAAATGGTCAAAAACTCCGTGATCGTCCCCGTGGGTGCGAAAGGCGGCTTTGTGGTGCGTAACCCGGTTAGCGGTGATCGCGAACGCATGTTTGAGCAAGGGCGTGAATGTTACAAAGACTTTATCCGCGGCTTGCTCGATATAAGTGACAACTATTCGGAAGACAAGGTCATCGCACCTCCCAATGTTATTCGTAAAGATCCCGATGACCCGTATCTGGTGGTTGCTGCCGACAAGGGCACCGCAACTTTTTCTGACACCGCAAACGAAGTTGCCGCCGAATACGACTTTTGGCTTAGTGATGCTTTCGCCTCGGGTGGCTCGGTTGGTTATGACCACAAAAAAATGGGTATTACGGCACGCGGAGCGTGGGAATCGGTTAAACGCCATTTTCTCGAACTGGGAAAAGATATCCAATCGCAAGAATTCACCGTTGCCGGCATCGGCGACATGGCGGGTGACGTGTTTGGTAACGGCATGTTGTTATCGCCACACATTCGTCTGCTTGCAGCCTTTAACCATATTCATATTTTTCTGGACCCCGACCCGGACATAGAAAAGAGTTTTAATGAGCGTCAGCGCTTATTTGATCTACCCCGTTCGTCCTGGACTGATTATGACAAAAAGCTGATCTCGAAAGGTGGCGGCGTATTTTCGCGTACCGCTAAAGAAATTCCTTTAAGTCCACAGATTCAAGCCATGCTGGATCTGGCAAAAGACAAGGCCTCACCCACTGAAGTTATTCAAGCAATCTTGAAATCCAGAGTGGAATTACTCTGGAATGGTGGCATCGGCACTTATGTGAAAGCCACTCAAGAAAGCCACACCGAAGTGGGTGATCGCGCTAACGACAGCGTACGTGTCAACGCTAGCGAATTACAATGCAAAGTGATCGGCGAAGGCGGCAACCTGGGTTTTACGCATAAATCCCGTATTGAATTTGCCTTGAACGGCGGACACATCAGTACCGACTTTATCGACAACG is part of the Gammaproteobacteria bacterium genome and encodes:
- a CDS encoding NAD-glutamate dehydrogenase — its product is MAISQNERHSKQLEQILECANNFHKGKKLSRFKQFIEWYFQDLAPEDIREREALELCAIAANHWKLAQQRPQDEIKIDVFHASKDSHGWEAERSYLQLVLPDRPFNVDSVALVLERLGYNINLTIHPRFTVSRNEQDILKDFYIDDLTQLPENNSNLQHESFVFIEFGPELEQDKLDTIEKNICTAMQDLRFAVTDWHAMRDAMQDVVSSDHPVASSLKKEDAEEAKRFLQWLIDDHFIFLGYREYKLIENNGLIELKANAKSGLGILRKQNSPKSYQTPINSEEAQKQIRQRGMLILTKANSRSNIHRDSHLDYIGIKVYGKDGKVVGEKRFLGLYSSVAYNRSPRYIPLLRQKVDKVIQMSGIRPRSHVGKALLHILENYPRDELMQSTVRELLDNTLGLVQLQERRRVKLFVRRDAFRRFFSFQIYVPRDYYNTQVREKIETILKAAVKGNKVESDVHISTSSLARVYCVIWTPSNEKIVFHRKAVEQKIREAARPYEEAVMVELSKRMELAQAEALIYRYANSFPNAYREDVSVYEASHDIERLHTLKNDLHDIKLSLYRPVNFPASSLRFKIFHYEYPIPLSDALPMLENMGFRAISERPYQLRLKDDAYIWIQDIELVHKHGDEVNTGALREAFHKTFAAIWRGHAENDRLNSLVTDAGLEWREVSVIRAYLRYLRQTSLPYSSLYMMQVLLEHPEYVRQLYRLFAMQFDPAIDKGKRSKLVGSAQREVIRELNLVTSLDKDRILRAFFDVQKATLRTSFFQTNEQGDHKSYISFKLDPRKIPELPLPLPRYEIWVYSPHVEGVHLRGGSIARGGLRWSDRPEDFRTEVLGLMKAQMVKNSVIVPVGAKGGFVVRNPVSGDRERMFEQGRECYKDFIRGLLDISDNYSEDKVIAPPNVIRKDPDDPYLVVAADKGTATFSDTANEVAAEYDFWLSDAFASGGSVGYDHKKMGITARGAWESVKRHFLELGKDIQSQEFTVAGIGDMAGDVFGNGMLLSPHIRLLAAFNHIHIFLDPDPDIEKSFNERQRLFDLPRSSWTDYDKKLISKGGGVFSRTAKEIPLSPQIQAMLDLAKDKASPTEVIQAILKSRVELLWNGGIGTYVKATQESHTEVGDRANDSVRVNASELQCKVIGEGGNLGFTHKSRIEFALNGGHISTDFIDNAGGVDCSDHEVNIKILLNQVINAGELGEEKRNSILAKMTSDVANLVLRNNYLQSLALSVLESRSIERTDEYMRVIRDLEQRGLLNREIEFLPNEIEIDERLKNNKKGLTRAEIATILSYSKIDLYNELLASDLVDEDYAQHELRGYFPKILKEKYSDLMPKHRLGREIIANQIANNLINRMGPAFIQRLHDETGNRISVIVKAYIIARDVFDSKDIWQQIENLDGKIPAKEQYRMYIDSTNLLKHATRWMAQEINEQTDIQASIDKFKDGVSELYIHFHKNLDKSQKKRFKKYRDHISSLGLNDRVAKRITSNSFMQTALDIVSVALDREIEVKDVARMYYDVGEALHLNWLHQQIVKLKAKGRWQAMARNSLRDHAYELHRVITNNVLGFPVTAKKKQLTQWLGLHGERVQHLDSIIRSMRDSKGADLSGITVLIQEIANVMEPM